A stretch of the Papaver somniferum cultivar HN1 chromosome 6, ASM357369v1, whole genome shotgun sequence genome encodes the following:
- the LOC113288777 gene encoding uncharacterized TPR repeat-containing protein At1g05150-like, translating to MASSRGSRAEKVKRIFQQFDSNKDGGLNREEMASLVVAVNPRVKFSEEQISAILDEVFKTYGEFIDGDKGLTHEGLLRTYDDGAGDVDRDFDALGLELNPDSSSVQISMVSDEASSSSIVDERGIIDQNKKKTVAAWAASPNHGIVFDDTWKIVDDLEILIKRLKVKQAKEGKLKGDNVDVYSDAGWSRELGPSTEMSEKRIIWDESGNDYAQFVKELGVLRTRADASRSREEAFDGQMAIGRVLYEHQLFREALVSFKRACELQPTDIRPHFRAGNCNYVLGKHKEAKEEFLLALDAAEIGGNQWAYLLPQIHVNLGISLEGEGMVLSACENYREAAILCPTHFRALKLLGSALFGVGEYRAAEKALEEAIFLKSDYADAHCDLGSALHAMGEDERAIQEFQKAIDLKTGHVDALYNLGGLYMDMARYQRASEMYTRVLSVCPNNWRAQLNKAVALFGAGESDDAKKALKEAFKMTNRVELHDAIAHLKQLQKKRPKLKANAGADAEAPFLIVEPSKFKRVNTRTTPRQDLANALEIRSFQRLTRLSRCEVELLKKEMNETEVPVSYSGSGIPEKSIRKAALEVILRRLLHFLKPETFQGAVKVINERILSVMDGSGVGRVDLGMFFAVLAPICGSSPDKRKRIVFDALMWRPVNEGVGQIRRVDALAYMKLLRAVYIPSQGVSEMLEVHGDDDTSVISFPEFVVMFDDPDWGFGIMSTLGKLENKDRTRHGNHACSVCRYPVIGSRFKEVKAHFSLCNQCYSEGKVPSSFKQEEYRFREYGTEREAMKDKCMFFNLHSKNSSEDEL from the coding sequence atggcatCTTCAAGGGGTAGCAGAGCAGAGAAAGTGAAGAGGATATTTcaacaatttgattcaaataaagaTGGTGGTTTGAACAGAGAAGAAATGGCATCTCTCGTTGTTGCTGTAAACCCTAGGGTTAAATTCAGCGAGGAACAAATTAGTGCAATTCTTGATGAAGTTTTCAAAACGTATGGTGAATTTATTGATGGTGATAAAGGGTTAACTCATGAAGGTCTTTTACGTACTTATGATGACGGTGCAGGTGATGTTGATCGTGATTTTGACGCTTTGGGCTTGGAACTCAATCCAGATTCTTCGTCTGTGCAAATTTCTATGGTTTCTGATGAagcttcttcgtcttcaattgtgGATGAAAGAGGAATTATTGATCAGAATAAGAAGAAAACTGTTGCTGCTTGGGCTGCGTCTCCCAACCATGGGATTGTATTCGATGATACATGGAAAATTGTTGACGATTTGGAGATTTTGATTAAGAGGTTGAAAGTAAAACAAGCGAAAGAAGGGAAATTGAAAGGGGATAATGTCGATGTTTATTCTGATGCTGGTTGGTCAAGAGAATTAGGTCCTTCTACAGAAATGTCTGAGAAGAGAATCATTTGGGATGAATCAGGGAATGATTATGCTCAATTTGTGAAAGAATTGGGAGTTTTGAGAACTAGAGCTGATGCATCTAGGTCAAGAGAAGAAGCGTTTGACGGGCAAATGGCGATTGGGCGGGTTTTGTATGAGCATCAATTGTTTAGGGAGGCATTGGTGAGCTTTAAAAGAGCCTGTGAGCTTCAACCAACTGATATTAGACCACATTTTAGAGCTGGGAATTGTAATTATGTTCTTGGGAAGCATAAGGAAGCGAAGGAGGAGTTTTTATTGGCTCTTGATGCTGCGGAGATAGGTGGGAATCAATGGGCTTATCTGCTTCCTCAAATTCATGTCAATCTGGGGATTTCTCTTGAAGGTGAAGGTATGGTTTTGAGTGCTTGTGAGAATTATAGAGAGGCTGCAATTCTTTGTCCCACACATTTTAGGGCTTTGAAACTTTTGGGTAGTGCTCTTTTCGGTGTAGGAGAGTATAGAGCAGCTGAGAAAGCTTTAGAAGAGGCAATTTTTTTGAAATCTGATTATGCTGATGCACATTGTGATCTTGGGTCTGCTTTGCATGCCATGGGAGAAGATGAAAGAGCAATTCAGGAATTTCAGAAGGCTATTGATTTGAAAACAGGACATGTTGATGCATTGTATAATCTAGGTGGGCTTTATATGGATATGGCTAGGTATCAGAGAGCTTCAGAGATGTATACTCGAGTTTTGTCTGTGTGCCCGAACAATTGGAGAGCTCAGTTGAATAAAGCTGTTGCCTTGTTTGGGGCTGGGGAATCTGATGATGCCAAAAAAGCTTTGAAGGAGGCTTTTAAAATGACCAATAGGGTTGAATTACATGATGCCATTGCTCATTTGAAGCAGTTGCAGAAGAAGAGACCTAAACTCAAAGCAAATGCTGGTGCTGATGCTGAGGCGCCTTTTCTTATCGTGGAACCATCAAAGTTCAAGAGGGTGAATACTAGGACTACACCAAGGCAGGATTTAGCTAATGCTTTGGAAATTAGGTCTTTTCAGAGGCTCACCAGATTGAGTCGCTGTGAGGTTGAGCTTTTGAAGAAGGAAATGAATGAAACTGAGGTTCCAGTCTCTTACTCTGGCAGTGGTATCCCTGAAAAATCAATCAGAAAGGCTGCATTGGAGGTAATTCTGCGCAGGTTGCTTCATTTTCTGAAGCCCGAGACATTCCAAGGAGCTGTTAAAGTAATCAATGAGAGAATCTTGTCTGTAATGGATGGTTCAGGTGTCGGTAGAGTCGATTTGGGCATGTTCTTTGCTGTTCTTGCCCCCATCTGTGGTAGCTCCCCTGATAAACGTAAAAGGATTGTGTTTGATGCGCTCATGTGGCGGCCTGTGAATGAAGGTGTTGGTCAGATTAGAAGAGTTGATGCCCTGGCATACATGAAACTGTTAAGAGCAGTTTATATTCCTTCACAGGGTGTCAGTGAGATGTTGGAGGTTCATGGAGACGATGATACCTCGGTAATCTCCTTTCCTGAGTTTGTGGTGATGTTTGATGATCCAGATTGGGGTTTTGGGATCATGTCCACTCTTGGGAAGCTTGAGAACAAAGATAGAACTCGTCATGGAAACCATGCTTGCTCAGTTTGTCGCTATCCTGTTATTGGATCGCGCTTCAAGGAGGTGAAAGCTCATTTTAGCTTGTGCAACCAATGCTATAGTGAAGGAAAGGTGCCATCTTCCTTCAAGCAGGAAGAATACCGATTCAGAGAGTATGGAACCGAGAGAGAAGCTATGAAAGATAAGTGCATGTTCTTTAATTTACATTCGAAGAATTCCTCCGAAGATGAACTGTAG
- the LOC113288776 gene encoding protein LTV1 homolog: protein MGKKKFIDKKKSAVFQLHARDTSDPNYGDGPGGDRVFVRVDNNPYENPIFEDANEDGDENLVPNPINTSVSTSNLPVSVRKEILELGLPDDGYNYLAHLREIKNTGAGTAYYQNSKAKLDEVPHDVKAYDASRVRVLEVGETEPSDDSIYKVAAKTVGVKVQRAVDEEVAALLADNDLSRFESDDEDLELEEDFVLKANLPGEGEEEDEEIVFDKKINEQPEVIKRQYVDSSELLHSAGVFDDADDDEFDMEPQTDEKPRAPRFLDEQFDLLTLKEYATDSDNNKDDVYEGSGYGDSESEEVPLAAKLNNPFLDQEIEKLDFDLAYKVPADYVHGNEGSNCEKLKDSAADLIRRCAEYGQKFDDESYDKEDVVIWEESSEESEEFDCESVISTYTNLENHPGKIEAPVSTRRKKRLADAPAAIPSNGAHGIILKGREKLPVDYLPHSKKVVAEKVTKVPGLKSELYKRKPHGEESKEEKKERKSAVKEERREARKAKKELRVVYKSETQKAQRVAAVCGPSSIHLM, encoded by the exons ATGGGGAAGAAGAAATTCATAGACAAGAAAAAATCTGCAGTATTTCAATTACACGCAAGGGATACATCAGATCCTAATTATGGAGATGGACCAGGTGGTGATCGAGTTTTCGTTAGAGTTGATAATAATCCCTATGAAAATCCAATTTTCGAGGATGCAAacgaagatggtgatgagaatcTTGTTCCGAATCCAATCAATACTAGTGTTTCTACTTCTAATTTACCTGTTAGTGTAAGGAAAGAAATTTTGGAATTAGGTCTTCCTGATGATGGTTATAATTATCTTGCTCATTTACGTGAAATTAAGAACACTGGTGCTGGTACTGCATATTATCAGAATAGTAAAGCTAAGCTCGATGAAGTTCCTCATGATGTTAAG GCTTATGATGCGTCAAGAGTTAGGGTTTTAGAAGTTGGAGAGACTGAACCAAGTGATGATTCAATTTATAAAGTTGCAGCTAAGACTGTTGGTGTGAAAGTTCAGAGAGctgttgatgaggaagttgctGCTTTACTTGCTGACAATGATTTATCTAGGTTCGAATCAGATGACGAAGACTTGGAGTTGGAAGAGGATTTTGTTTTAAAGGCTAATCTTccaggagaaggagaagaagaagatgaagaaattgtCTTTGATAAGAAGATTAATGAACAGCCTGAAGTTATTAAGAGACAATATGTTGACTCCAGCGAGTTACTTCATTCCGCTGGTGTGTTTGAcgatgctgatgatgatgagtttGACATGGAACCTCAAACAGATGAGAAACCAAGAGCTCCTCGTTTTTTGGATGAGCAGTTTGATTTG CTTACACTCAAGGAGTATGCCACGGACAGTGATAATAATAAAGATGACGTGTATGAAGGTTCTGGATATGGAGACTCCGAATCTGAAGAAGTTCCATTAGCAGCTAAGCTTAATAACCCATTTCTAGACCAAGAGATTGAAAAATTAGATTTTGACTTGGCGTACAAAGTTCCTGCCGATTATGTTCATGGGAATGAGGGATCAAACTGTGAGAAGCTTAAGGACTCAGCTGCTGATTTGATTCGGCGTTGCGCAGAGTATGGGCAGAAGTTTGATGATGAAAGCTATGATAAGGAGGATGTGGTAATTTGGGAGGAAAGTAGTGAAGAATCAGAGGAGTTTGATTGTGAGTCGGTTATATCAACATATACAAATCTTGAAAATCACCCTGGAAAAATAGAAGCTCCAGTAAGCacaagaaggaagaagagattagcAGATGCCCCAGCTGCAATTCCTAGTAACGGCGCTCATGGGATTATCCTCAAAGGAAGGGAGAAGCTTCCTGTAGACTATTTGCCTCATAGCAAAAAGGTTGTTGCTGAGAAGGTCACCAAGGTTCCAGGCCTGAAAAGTGAGCTTTACAAGAGGAAACCTCATGGTGAGGAGTCAAAggaggaaaagaaagaaaggaag TCTGCTGTAAAAGAGGAGCGGCGGGAGGCGCGAAAAGCAAAGAAAGAATTGAGGGTAGTCTATAAATCTGAAACCCAGAAAGCTCAAAGGGTTGCTGCTGTCTGTGGGCCATCTTCTATCCACCTTATGTAG